TGAAGCGCTGAGGCAACAGATCAGACGAAAAAAAACGCCCGAAAGGGCGTTTTTTTAGCCAACCAACTTACTGCTGAGTCAGCACCAGCTGGCCATCGCGAAGTGGAATCTGGCTACCCGGATCCCGATCCATACGGACCGTACTGACGGCACCATTCAGTTGGTATTTGACGTCATAGCCAACCACTTTGTCGTGGCTGTCGGTGACCGTGTTGCAGCGGGTTTCGGTCGTGGTGTAGGTGTCATTGGCCTGCATACGGCCTTGCACCTGATTGCCAGCGTAGCCACCCCCGACCGCGCCGACCACCGTGGCGATCTTCTTGCCATTGCCGCCACCGACCTGATTCCCTAACAAACCGCCGACTACCGCGCCCACGGCGGTACCGGCAATGCGATTGGAATCCTGCACGGGCTTCTGCCGTGTCACGGTTACCTCGCGACAGACCTCGCGCGGCGTCTTGATGGTTTCCTTGACCGGCTCCACCGCCAATACTTCAGCGAACTTCGGTCCCCGATCGACCAGGGTATAGGTGGCGAACGCTCCACCAGCCGTGACAACCACAGCCCCCAGGACACTACCAACCAGCATCGACTTGTTCATGCCTTTTCCCTCTTCTGACGAGCCAGGCTCGCGGCGCCCGTTAGGCATCGCGAGCCGCCAGAAGTTCAGACGCTCAGGGAAGCTCGTCGACTTCCTCGACAACAGGCGGGATCAAGTCGTCGCGCGTGAGCCTCAACCAGACCAGCAGCATTCCGGCCACATACACCGACGAGTAGGTGCCCGCGCCCACGCCTATCAACAGCGCCAGCGAGAAGCCCCACAGGTTCTCACCACCGAAGACCATCAGCGCGCCGACCGCCAGCAGAGTGGATACCGAGGTCGCCAGGGTACGCAGCAAGGTTTGCGTGGTGGAAATGTTGATGTTTTCCAACAGCTCGGCCTTGCGCAGGACTCGGAAGTTTTCACGAATCCGGTCGAAGATCACGATGGTGTCGTTGAGCGAGTAACCGATGACCGCTAGCACGGCCGCCAGCACTGTGAGGTCGAAGGAGATCTGGAACAGCGAGAAGACGCCCAACACCAGGATCACGTCATGGAACAGCGAGAGCACCGCGCCCAAGCCGAACTTCCACTGAAAGCGGAAGGCGACATAGACGAGGATGCCGCCCAGCGCGAGCAGCATGCCCAACCCACCTTGATCACGCAGCTCCTCGCCCACGGCAGGTCCGACGAACTCGACGCGCTTGACGGTGACAGCCGCAGCATCGTCGCCACTGCGCAACGCCTCGGCGATGCGCTCACCGAGCATGGGGTCGTCGCCAGGCATTCGCACCAGTACGTCGGTCGTAGCGCCGAAACTTTGTACAACCGCAGCCCCGAAGTCGGCATTGGACAGCTGAGCGCGAACCTGATCCAACGCCACCGGCTTCTCATAGGACAGCTCGATCAGCGTCCCTCCGGTGAAATCCAGACCAAAGTTGAGCCCCTTGACCGCCAGGCTGGCGAGCGAGGCAAGCGTCAACACGACGGTCATGGCAAACGCCAGATGACGCACGCCCATGAAGTTAATTACGCGTTTCATCGAGCTAGCCCCTTAAATCCACAATTTCTTGAGATCGCGGCCACCGTAGATCAGGTTGACCATGGCGCGAGTCACGATGATGGCAGTGAACATGGAGGTGATGATGCCGAGCGAGAGCGTTACGGCGAAGCCCTTGATCGGCCCTGTCCCCATGGCGAAAAGGATGCCCCCTACCAGCAGCGTGGTCAGGTTGCCGTCGACGATCGCCGAGAACGCCCGATCGAAGCCTTCATGTATTGCCCGCTGAATGGCCATGCCGTTGGCGATCTCTTCACGAATGCGCGAAAAGATCAGCACGTTGGCGTCGACCGCCATACCCATGGTCAGCACGATCCCGGCGATACCCGGCAAGGTCAGCGTTGCACCCAGCATCGACATCAGCGCGGTCAACACCACCATGTTGAACAGCAACGCAATCGTGGCCAGAAGGCCGAAAAATTTGTAGATCAGCACCATGAACACCGCCACGAAGAGGAAGCCCCACAACGCAGCGTTGATGCCCAGGTCGATGTTCTCGGCGCCCAGGCTCGGACCGATGGTGCGCTCCTCCGCAAAGTACATTGGCGCCGCCAGGCCACCGGCGCGCAGCAGTAGCGCCAGCTCGGACGACTCGCCCTGCCCATCGAGACCGGTGATGCGGAATTGGCTACCCAGCGCGGACTGGATGGTCGCCAGGCTGATGATCTTCTTCTCTTCCTGGAACGTCTCGACGCGAACCTCCTGCTCGACGCCATCCACCATCTGCTTCACGTAGCGGGTGGTCGGGCGTTGCTCGATGAAGATCACTGCCATGCTGCGACCAACGTTGCTGCGCGTCGCTCGGTTCATCAGGTCGCCGCCGTGACCATCGAGACGAATGTTGACCTGCGGGCGGCCATTTTCATCGAAGCTGGCCTGCGCATCGGTCACCTGGTCACCGGTGATGATCAGGTTACGCTCCAGCTGCACGGGCGGACGCCCCTGCTCGCGAAACTCGAAGGTCTCGGTGGTCGCGCGCGGCGCATCCGCCTCGGCAGCCAGGCGAAACTCGAGGTTGGCCGTCTTGCCGAGGATACGCTTCGCCTCGGCCGTGTCCTGCACACCCGGGAGTTCGACGACGATACGGTTGGCGCCCTGACGCTGAACCAGCGGCTCGGAAACCCCGAGTTCATTGACACGGTTGCGCACGGTGGTCAGGTTCTGCTTGATCGAGTATTCGCGAATTTCGGCAAGCTTCGCTTCGGTGATCGCCAGACGCAGAACCTGCTGGCCATTGCGCTCGCTGGTCGTCAGATCGAAGTCATTGAAGTTCTTGCGAATCAGCGCCTGAGCCGCCGACAAGGTCGCCTCGTCAGCGAAACCGAGCTGAATGGCGCTGTCGGCCTGGGGCAAGCTGCGATAACGGACGCGCTCTTTGCGCAGCAGCGATTTCACCTCACCCTCGTATACATTGAGGCGGGTCTCGACGGCCTTGTCCATGTCGACTTCCAGCAGGAAGTGCACACCGCCCGACAAGTCCAGACCAAGCTTCATCGGGCTTGCCGCCAGGCTACGCAGCCATTCCGGCGTGGTCGGGGCCAGATTGAGCGCAACCACGTAGGCGTCACCCAAAGCCCGACGCACCACGTCCTTTGCCGGCAGCTGATCATCCTGATCGACCAGGCGCAAGAGCCCACCCCGACCTTGCTCGTCCAGGCTCGTCGCCTTGACTTCGATACCCGCATCGGCAAGCGCCTTGCTGGCACGATCAAGGTCGGCCTCGGTGACGTTGAGCGACGTCGTCGCCCCGGTGATCTGCACCGCTGGGTCATCGGGATAAAGATTGGGCGCCGAATAAATGCAGGCAATGCCAAGCACCACCACTATCAGCAGGTATTTCCAGAGGGGGAATCTATTGAGCATGACGCAGCCCGTGTAATGACGCGGGGCGCCTTGCGCGCCCCGTCGTTGGTGTTGAGTGTTAGTCAGCTCAGATGGCTTTCAACGTGCCCTTAGGCAGCGTTGCGGCGATCGCCACTTTCTGGAACTTCAGCTCCACCGAATCGGAAACCTCGATCACGACGAAGTCATCCGAAACCTTGGTGACCTTGCCGGCGATACCGCCGGAGGTGACCACTTCGTCACCCTTCTGCAGGCCGCCGATCAGATTCTTGTGCTCCTTGGCACGCTTGGCCTGCGGACGCCAGATCATCAGATAGAAGATGACCAGGAAGCCGACCAGAAACAGCCACTCGAAACCGCTACCAGCGGGACCGGCGGCAGCCTCTTGGGCGTAGGCGGCGGGAATCAGAAAGCTCATGTAGCACTCCTGTTGCAGGGATCAGTTAGTTATGGATTCGTCACGCAAGCGGCGGGGTTGGCAGGCCGCGCTTGGCATAGAAGGCG
This DNA window, taken from Stutzerimonas stutzeri, encodes the following:
- the secD gene encoding protein translocase subunit SecD, coding for MLNRFPLWKYLLIVVVLGIACIYSAPNLYPDDPAVQITGATTSLNVTEADLDRASKALADAGIEVKATSLDEQGRGGLLRLVDQDDQLPAKDVVRRALGDAYVVALNLAPTTPEWLRSLAASPMKLGLDLSGGVHFLLEVDMDKAVETRLNVYEGEVKSLLRKERVRYRSLPQADSAIQLGFADEATLSAAQALIRKNFNDFDLTTSERNGQQVLRLAITEAKLAEIREYSIKQNLTTVRNRVNELGVSEPLVQRQGANRIVVELPGVQDTAEAKRILGKTANLEFRLAAEADAPRATTETFEFREQGRPPVQLERNLIITGDQVTDAQASFDENGRPQVNIRLDGHGGDLMNRATRSNVGRSMAVIFIEQRPTTRYVKQMVDGVEQEVRVETFQEEKKIISLATIQSALGSQFRITGLDGQGESSELALLLRAGGLAAPMYFAEERTIGPSLGAENIDLGINAALWGFLFVAVFMVLIYKFFGLLATIALLFNMVVLTALMSMLGATLTLPGIAGIVLTMGMAVDANVLIFSRIREEIANGMAIQRAIHEGFDRAFSAIVDGNLTTLLVGGILFAMGTGPIKGFAVTLSLGIITSMFTAIIVTRAMVNLIYGGRDLKKLWI
- a CDS encoding glycine zipper 2TM domain-containing protein, whose product is MNKSMLVGSVLGAVVVTAGGAFATYTLVDRGPKFAEVLAVEPVKETIKTPREVCREVTVTRQKPVQDSNRIAGTAVGAVVGGLLGNQVGGGNGKKIATVVGAVGGGYAGNQVQGRMQANDTYTTTETRCNTVTDSHDKVVGYDVKYQLNGAVSTVRMDRDPGSQIPLRDGQLVLTQQ
- the secF gene encoding protein translocase subunit SecF; translation: MKRVINFMGVRHLAFAMTVVLTLASLASLAVKGLNFGLDFTGGTLIELSYEKPVALDQVRAQLSNADFGAAVVQSFGATTDVLVRMPGDDPMLGERIAEALRSGDDAAAVTVKRVEFVGPAVGEELRDQGGLGMLLALGGILVYVAFRFQWKFGLGAVLSLFHDVILVLGVFSLFQISFDLTVLAAVLAVIGYSLNDTIVIFDRIRENFRVLRKAELLENINISTTQTLLRTLATSVSTLLAVGALMVFGGENLWGFSLALLIGVGAGTYSSVYVAGMLLVWLRLTRDDLIPPVVEEVDELP
- the yajC gene encoding preprotein translocase subunit YajC; translated protein: MSFLIPAAYAQEAAAGPAGSGFEWLFLVGFLVIFYLMIWRPQAKRAKEHKNLIGGLQKGDEVVTSGGIAGKVTKVSDDFVVIEVSDSVELKFQKVAIAATLPKGTLKAI